The following coding sequences are from one Nicotiana tomentosiformis chromosome 3, ASM39032v3, whole genome shotgun sequence window:
- the LOC104092798 gene encoding histone-lysine N-methyltransferase, H3 lysine-9 specific SUVH6-like, with product MSVLTETSPSMMLGKRLHQSVYDEYPRCPSAFKRLKVDTTRNFPENCGPFVSQTTGSGIQCYGDAEIVPKFPSTTKRVKVGATRNFPQNCSPCVTQMDGIDTQCSAEAEIKSSSSVALEMSKSGKPLGVFVPNNLSGNPAIRPKDVQIDLPLTPWKAKKDDLVATGASLKEVDDSSNLRTLCEQLPPMNGNQPLKMKEFEGQNEPSNERSKRIHHEKVFDDESKTSVDDEICILSRLEWSSLKSSLKSRSTFKKDDKCEIVHTEKVKCLEPLGKCMINFEHAVNFEPSPKTVRSEQHNKLYKGEDFVSKDWDQNDFVVMKKQIVPRVSQKDLRTFTSLCDVYGQGLLTEYEDFQKANKVREALKLFDDLYTKLLREVKAKKCERKRSIHIEAAMSLKNQKKWVNYGWTFGHVPGVEIGDQFRFRAELVMVGLHRQFIRGIDYVNINRKDAAISIVDSGRYANETISSQTFIYVGQGGNPNISGTRVEDQKLEGGNLALKNSMDSGYPVRVIRSRQRVKDEKSDIRYIYDGLYTVTKYWQERGPTGKFVFKFELKRNFGQPKLTRELMSHPAYLDKVNYFLPNVNKATKSVMEREFVVDYDISQGKEKIPIPAVNAIDDERPPPFTYITKMQCPDWYYISMPQGCSCTSGCSDSEQCSCASKNGGEIPFNSRGAIIRAKPLVYECGPSCKCPPSCKNRVSQRGPRYHLEVFKTESRGWGLRSRDYVSSGSFICEYVGELLHEKEAEKRTDHDEYLFDVSNYDEEIPERNNKFEVESNCSQRKDEDGFTLDAARYGNVGRFINHSCSPNLYAQNVMYDHGDRRVPHIMFFASKSIVPLEELTYHYNYQIDQVYDANGNLKKKNCRCGSRKCSGRMY from the coding sequence ATGTCTGTGTTAACGGAAACAAGTCCCTCAATGATGCTTGGGAAGAGATTACATCAGAGCGTTTACGATGAATATCCAAGATGTCCGTCCGCGTTTAAGCGCCTAAAAGTTGATACTACCCGGAATTTTCCTGAAAATTGTGGTCCATTTGTTTCTCAAACGACTGGAAGCGGTATTCAATGCTATGGTGATGCTGAGATCGTCCCGAAGTTTCCATCCACTACAAAGCGTGTAAAAGTTGGTGCTACGCGAAATTTTCCTCAGAATTGTAGCCCGTGCGTTACTCAAATGGATGGAATCGATACTCAATGCTCTGCTGAAGCTGAGATCAAAAGTAGTTCTAGTGTTGCTTTGGAAATGTCTAAGTCGGGCAAGCCTTTAGGAGTTTTTGTGCCAAATAATTTGAGTGGTAACCCTGCAATCCGACCAAAAGATGTGCAAATAGATTTGCCATTAACTCCCTGGAAGGCTAAAAAGGATGATTTGGTTGCAACTGGTGCATCTCTAAAAGAGGTTGATGATTCAAGTAATTTGAGAACCTTATGTGAGCAACTCCCACCTATGAATGGAAATCAACCTTTGAAGATGAAAGAATTTGAAGGTCAAAATGAACCAAGTAATGAAAGAAGCAAGAGAATTCATCACGAAAAAGTATTTGATGATGAATCCAAGACTAGCGTAGATGATGAAATTTGCATTTTATCCCGCTTAGAGTGGAGCTCTTTAAAATCAAGTCTCAAGTCTCGAAGTACTTTTAAGAAGGACGACAAGTGTGAGATCGTGCACACAGAAAAAGTTAAGTGTCTAGAACCGTTAGGCAAGTGCATGATTAATTTTGAACATGCAGTTAATTTTGAGCCATCGCCTAAGACCGTACGTTCTGAGCAACACAACAAACTATACAAAGGTGAGGATTTTGTCTCCAAAGATTGGGATCAAAATGACTTTGTGGTCATGAAGAAGCAAATAGTTCCCAGAGTTTCTCAAAAAGATTTAAGGACTTTTACTTCCTTGTGTGATGTTTATGGTCAAGGATTGTTAACTGAATATGAAGATTTTCAGAAAGCGAACAAAGTTAGAGAGGCTCTGAAACTTTTTGATGACCTGTACACTAAACTTTTGCGAGAAGTTAAAGCAAAGAAATGTGAAAGAAAAAGAAGTATTCATATAGAGGCAGCAATGAGTTTGAAGAATCAGAAAAAGTGGGTAAATTATGGGTGGACTTTTGGACATGTTCCTGGAGTTGAAATTGGAGATCAATTCCGGTTTAGGGCAGAACTTGTTATGGTCGGACTACATCGCCAATTTATTAGAGGTATCGATTATGTGAATATTAACAGAAAAGATGCTGCAATTAGTATTGTGGATTCTGGTCGGTACGCCAACGAGACCATATCTTCTCAAACATTCATTTACGTAGGTCAAGGTGGGAATCCAAATATTTCTGGTACGAGAGTGGAAGATCAAAAGCTTGAAGGGGGTAATCTTGCCTTGAAGAACTCCATGGACTCGGGATATCCGGTGAGGGTTATTCGTAGTCGACAAAGAGTGAAAGATGAAAAGAGTGATATAAGATACATTTACGATGGGCTGTACACTGTGACGAAGTATTGGCAAGAAAGAGGTCCAACTGGAAAATTTGTTTTCAAGTTTGAACTGAAAAGAAATTTTGGCCAGCCTAAACTTACTCGTGAGCTAATGTCACATCCAGCATATTTAGACAAGGTAAACTACTTTCTTCCAAATGTTAACAAGGCAACAAAATCAGTTATGGAGCGGGAGTTTGTTGTGGACTATGATATCTCGCAAGGAAAGGAGAAAATACCAATCCCAGCTGTCAATGCAATAGATGATGAGAGACCCCCACCATTTACTTACATTACCAAAATGCAATGTCCAGATTGGTATTATATTTCTATGCCTCAAGGTTGCAGTTGCACAAGTGGATGCTCGGATTCTGAGCAATGCTCTTGTGCTTCTAAGAATGGAGGTGAGATTCCATTTAACTCAAGAGGGGCTATTATTAGAGCAAAGCCACTTGTTTACGAGTGTGGTCCGTCTTGCAAATGCCCCCCTTCTTGCAAAAACAGAGTTAGCCAACGTGGTCCTCGTTACCATTTGGAGGTTTTCAAGACTGAATCAAGAGGATGGGGTTTGAGGTCACGGGATTATGTATCATCTGGAAGTTTTATATGTGAATATGTTGGGGAGTTGCTTCATGAAAAGGAAGCCGAAAAAAGAACAGATCATGATGAGTACTTGTTTGATGTTAGCAACTATGATGAAGAAATCCCCGAAAGGAATAATAAGTTCGAAGTAGAGTCAAATTGTTCTCAGAGGAAGGATGAAGATGGCTTTACCCTTGATGCAGCAAGATATGGGAATGTTGGAAGATTTATCAACCATAGCTGCTCGCCGAACCTTTACGCGCAAAATGTCATGTATGACCATGGTGATAGGAGAGTACCTCACATAATGTTTTTCGCTTCCAAAAGTATTGTTCCATTAGAGGAGCTTACTTATCACTACAACTACCAGATCGATCAAGTTTATGATGCAAATGGCAATCTGAAGAAAAAGAATTGTAGATGTGGTTCTCGTAAGTGTTCGGGGAGAATGTACTAA